From one Melospiza melodia melodia isolate bMelMel2 chromosome 6, bMelMel2.pri, whole genome shotgun sequence genomic stretch:
- the SIX1 gene encoding homeobox protein SIX1, producing MSMLPSFGFTQEQVACVCEVLQQGGNLERLGRFLWSLPACDHLHKNESVLKAKAVVAFHRGNFRELYKILESHQFSPHNHPKLQQLWLKAHYVEAEKLRGRPLGAVGKYRVRRKFPLPRTIWDGEETSYCFKEKSRGVLREWYAHNPYPSPREKRELAEATGLTTTQVSNWFKNRRQRDRAAEAKERENTENNNAATNKPNQLSPLDGSKPLMSSSEEEFSPPQSPDQNSVLLLQGNLSHARSSGYSLSGLAASQTPHSLQGHQLQDSLLGPLTSSLVDLGS from the exons ATGTCGATGCTGCCGTCGTTTGGCTTCACGCAGGAGCAGGTCGCCTGCGTGTGCGAGGTGCTGCAGCAAGGGGGGAACCTGGAGAGGCTGGGCCGCTTCCTCTGGTCGCTGCCGGCCTGCGACCACCTGCACAAGAACGAGAGCGTCCTCAAGGCCAAGGCGGTGGTGGCCTTCCACCGCGGCAACTTCCGCGAGCTCTACAAGATCCTGGAGAGCCACCAGTTCTCGCCCCACAACCACCccaagctgcagcagctctggctgaagGCGCACTACGTGGAAGCCGAGAAGCTGCGGGGCAGACCCTTGGGCGCCGTCGGCAAATACCGCGTCCGCCGAAAATTCCCTTTGCCCCGCACCATCTGGGACGGCGAGGAAACCAGCTACTGCTTCAAGGAGAAATCCCGGGGCGTGCTGCGGGAATGGTACGCCCACAACCCCTACCCGTCCCCCCGGGAGAAGCGGGAGCTGGCGGAAGCCACCGGCCTCACCACCACCCAGGTCAGCAACTGGTTCAAGAACAGAAGGCAGCGGGACCGAGCGGCGGAGGCGAAGGAAAG AGAGAACACGGAAAACAACAACGCGGCCACCAACAAACCGAACCAACTCTCGCCTCTGGACGGGAGCAAACCGCTCATGTCCAGCTCCGAGGAAGAGTTTTCTCCTCCCCAAAGCCCGGATCAGAACTCGGTCCTGCTCTTGCAGGGGAACCTCAGCCACGCCAGGAGCTCCGGCTATTCCCTGAGCGGCTTGGCCGCATCCCAGACCCCGCACAGCCTGCAAGGCCACCAGCTCCAGGACTCGCTGCTGGGACCCCTCACGTCCAGCCTGGTGGATCTGGGATCCTAA